In Methylotenera mobilis JLW8, the following are encoded in one genomic region:
- the plsX gene encoding phosphate acyltransferase PlsX, whose amino-acid sequence MDITIAIDAMGGDHGPHVTVPAALKALNSDSELNIVLVGLSDVIEAELKAHKASVNPRLRIHHATEVVTMDESPQSALKNKKDSSMRVAINLVKSGEANACVSAGNTGALMATARFVLKTLPGIDRPAIASALPSEKGNTYMLDLGANADCTPEHLYQFAIMGAMLVSCVEHKERPTVGLLNIGSEDIKGNEVVKQAGELLKASHLNFYGNVEGDDIFKGTTDLVVCDGFVGNVSLKTTEGLAHMMGKFLTQEFKKSWLTKLMALCAMPVLKAFKNRLDPRRYNGASFLGLRGIVVKSHGGADQVAFFSAIHVAIEEARSGVLRRITEQLEIEHLQPSPDAKGAAVNNPQDMQ is encoded by the coding sequence ATGGATATTACAATTGCGATTGACGCAATGGGTGGTGATCACGGCCCCCACGTAACAGTGCCGGCGGCATTGAAAGCACTGAATTCAGATTCTGAGTTAAATATTGTTTTAGTGGGCTTAAGTGACGTAATTGAAGCTGAACTTAAAGCACATAAGGCAAGTGTTAATCCGCGCCTGCGCATTCATCATGCAACTGAGGTTGTGACTATGGATGAATCGCCGCAAAGTGCCCTAAAAAATAAAAAAGATTCCTCCATGCGCGTTGCCATTAATTTGGTGAAAAGCGGCGAAGCCAATGCTTGCGTTAGTGCAGGCAACACAGGCGCCCTTATGGCAACAGCACGTTTTGTATTAAAAACTTTACCTGGCATTGATCGCCCAGCCATCGCATCCGCCTTGCCTAGTGAAAAAGGCAATACCTATATGTTGGATTTAGGCGCAAACGCAGACTGCACACCTGAACACCTTTATCAGTTTGCAATCATGGGCGCTATGCTGGTGAGTTGTGTGGAGCACAAAGAACGCCCGACTGTTGGCTTGCTGAACATTGGATCAGAAGACATCAAAGGCAATGAAGTAGTTAAGCAGGCTGGTGAGTTACTGAAAGCCAGTCATTTAAACTTTTATGGTAATGTTGAAGGTGATGACATTTTCAAAGGCACCACGGATTTAGTTGTGTGCGATGGCTTTGTGGGCAATGTCTCACTAAAAACCACAGAGGGCTTGGCTCATATGATGGGCAAGTTTTTAACACAGGAATTCAAAAAAAGCTGGCTAACCAAATTAATGGCACTTTGTGCCATGCCGGTACTCAAAGCTTTTAAAAATCGCTTAGACCCTCGTCGCTATAATGGCGCTAGTTTTTTAGGCTTGCGCGGCATCGTGGTTAAAAGCCACGGCGGCGCAGATCAGGTAGCTTTTTTCTCCGCAATTCATGTGGCAATAGAAGAAGCGCGTAGCGGAGTGCTACGCCGTATTACCGAGCAGCTAGAAATTGAACATTTACAACCAAGCCCTGACGCAAAAGGCGCGGCTGTAAACAACCCTCAGGATATGCAATGA
- the rpmF gene encoding 50S ribosomal protein L32, producing MAVQQNKKTPSKRGMHRSHDFLTNPPLAVEPTTGETHLRHHISPNGYYRGRKVLPSKGE from the coding sequence ATGGCAGTTCAGCAAAACAAAAAGACACCTTCAAAGCGCGGCATGCACCGTTCGCACGACTTTTTGACAAATCCACCATTAGCAGTTGAGCCAACTACTGGCGAAACGCACTTGCGTCACCATATTAGTCCTAATGGCTACTACCGTGGCCGTAAAGTATTGCCATCAAAAGGCGAGTAA
- a CDS encoding YceD family protein — translation MTNQNILIDNLAFAARGERLQAKLPLTEFPRLCELTTSRQGKSTGDSKHTNTAEQAGEIEFTLSGEKNALGQSFLHLTLNANLITSCQRCLSEMPLTLALNFHYLISNADEESLEDLEAEIGDDIDIQEVSQAMDVKLLIEDEVILALPIAPVHESDCAPATTQSGEKPNPFAALKGLIKS, via the coding sequence ATGACCAATCAAAACATCTTAATCGATAACCTAGCTTTTGCCGCCCGCGGTGAGCGCTTGCAAGCAAAGCTGCCGCTCACGGAGTTTCCTAGGCTGTGCGAATTAACCACCTCCCGGCAGGGAAAATCTACAGGAGACAGTAAGCACACTAACACCGCCGAGCAGGCTGGTGAAATTGAATTCACTCTCTCAGGTGAAAAAAATGCACTTGGACAATCTTTTTTGCACCTAACACTAAATGCCAACCTGATAACAAGCTGCCAGCGCTGCCTATCGGAAATGCCTTTAACTTTAGCACTTAACTTTCACTACCTCATCAGCAATGCAGACGAAGAATCGCTAGAGGATCTTGAAGCGGAGATTGGTGACGATATTGATATTCAAGAGGTGAGCCAAGCCATGGATGTTAAGCTGCTAATCGAAGATGAGGTTATACTGGCGCTACCTATCGCACCCGTGCACGAAAGTGACTGCGCTCCGGCAACAACACAAAGCGGCGAGAAACCCAACCCATTTGCGGCACTCAAAGGATTAATTAAATCTTAA
- a CDS encoding acetyl-CoA carboxylase biotin carboxylase subunit — translation MFKKILVANRGEIAVRIVRACSEMGIKSVAIYTDADRQALHVKKADEAYHIGTDPVAGYLNAHNIVNLAVAAGCDALHPGYGFLSENPELAEICERRGVKFIGPNADVIRQMGDKIQARNAMTKAGIPCTPGSNGNLKDLEEAVALANKIGYPVMLKATNGGGGRGIRRCDSEKELLGNYDRVISEASKAFGKPEVFIEKCVVSPRHIEVQVLADSQGNAIHLFERDCSIQRRNQKLIEIAPSPQLSQAQREYIGGLAVKAAKAVGYENAGTVEFLLDSDNTFYFMEMNTRLQVEHTVTETITGIDIVQEQIRVAYGLPLQYKQKDVSFRGYAMEFRINAEDPKNGFLPSFGKITRYYAPGGPGVRMDAAIFSGYEIPPYYDSMCAKLTVWALTWEGVIERGRRALDDMIIYGVKTTIPYYQEILKHQEFRDAEFNTSFVEMHPELANYANEIPPELIAAAISAVIAAHEGI, via the coding sequence GTGTTCAAAAAAATTCTAGTTGCTAACCGCGGTGAAATTGCAGTACGTATTGTGCGCGCATGCTCTGAGATGGGCATCAAATCTGTTGCAATCTATACAGATGCAGACCGTCAGGCTTTACATGTTAAAAAGGCAGATGAAGCTTATCATATTGGTACAGACCCTGTCGCCGGCTATTTAAATGCGCATAATATTGTTAATTTGGCAGTGGCTGCAGGTTGCGATGCACTACACCCTGGCTATGGCTTTTTGTCTGAAAATCCAGAGTTGGCTGAGATTTGTGAACGTCGTGGCGTTAAATTTATCGGCCCGAATGCTGACGTGATTCGTCAAATGGGTGACAAGATTCAAGCGCGTAATGCGATGACTAAAGCAGGCATTCCGTGCACTCCTGGTAGCAATGGCAATTTAAAGGATTTGGAAGAAGCCGTAGCGCTTGCCAATAAAATTGGCTATCCAGTAATGCTGAAAGCAACGAATGGTGGCGGTGGCCGCGGTATTCGTCGTTGCGATAGCGAAAAAGAGTTATTAGGTAATTATGATCGCGTAATTAGTGAAGCGAGCAAGGCTTTCGGTAAACCTGAAGTGTTTATTGAAAAGTGCGTTGTGTCACCGCGGCATATTGAAGTGCAGGTGTTGGCTGACTCTCAGGGAAATGCTATTCACCTATTTGAGCGTGACTGTTCAATTCAGCGCCGCAACCAAAAATTAATCGAAATTGCCCCCTCACCTCAGCTTTCCCAAGCGCAGCGTGAATATATTGGTGGGCTAGCAGTAAAAGCTGCGAAAGCAGTTGGCTATGAAAATGCAGGTACCGTTGAGTTCCTATTGGACTCTGACAATACTTTCTACTTCATGGAAATGAATACACGCTTGCAAGTGGAACATACGGTGACAGAAACAATCACAGGTATTGATATTGTGCAGGAGCAAATCCGTGTGGCTTATGGCTTGCCTTTACAGTACAAGCAAAAAGACGTGTCCTTTAGAGGTTACGCGATGGAGTTCCGTATCAATGCGGAAGATCCTAAAAATGGATTCTTGCCAAGTTTTGGTAAAATTACACGTTATTACGCGCCCGGTGGTCCAGGTGTGCGTATGGATGCTGCGATATTTAGTGGCTATGAAATTCCGCCCTACTACGACTCTATGTGCGCCAAGTTAACGGTATGGGCGCTGACATGGGAAGGTGTGATTGAGCGCGGACGTCGCGCACTGGACGACATGATTATTTATGGGGTGAAAACGACCATCCCTTATTATCAGGAAATTCTTAAGCATCAGGAGTTTAGGGATGCCGAGTTTAATACCAGCTTTGTAGAGATGCATCCAGAATTAGCGAACTACGCTAATGAAATTCCGCCAGAGCTAATCGCAGCAGCGATTTCAGCGGTAATTGCGGCGCACGAAGGTATTTAA
- the oadA gene encoding sodium-extruding oxaloacetate decarboxylase subunit alpha encodes MAKVSVTELVLRDGHQSLIATRMRTEDMLPICAKLDAIGFWSLEAWGGATFDACVRFLKEDPWERLAKLRKALPNSRIKMLLRGQNLLGYRHYSDDVVRAFVQKSADNGVDVFRIFDAMNDLRNIQTSVDAVKKLGKHAEGAIAYTTSPVHDVNYFVQLAKELEAMGCDTIAIKDMAGLLTPQGTGELVAALRSAVNLPIQLHSHATSGLSAMSLLKGIEAGASIIDTCNSSFGEGASHSSTESLVAALQGTEYDTGLDLGALQEITAYFRDVRKKYWQFESEFTGVDTRVLVNQIPGGMISNLSNQLKEQGALNRMDEVLQEIPRVREDLGYPPLVTPTSQIVGTQAVLNVMTGARYKSITNEVKNYFLGQYGKAPAAVNETIKQQAVGDAVVVSCRPADLLKPEMARLSSEAERFAKSEEDVLTYAMFPDIGQTYLQERNAGSLVPEVLLDKNSIKSSGPRFAPNEFKVTLHGETFHINVTGSGHAGEEQRPYFVSIDGIAEEVIVETLSEIEISNGGATSSGGKRKVASNTSSGRPRPSHPGHVTTSMPGTIVAIKVNVGDKVKAGDGVLVIEAMKMENEIQASVTGTVVAIHAAKGDTVTPDESLLEIQPE; translated from the coding sequence ATGGCAAAAGTATCTGTTACTGAACTAGTTTTACGCGATGGTCACCAGTCGCTTATAGCAACCCGCATGCGCACTGAGGATATGCTACCAATTTGTGCAAAGCTTGATGCTATTGGCTTTTGGTCGCTTGAAGCTTGGGGCGGTGCAACATTCGATGCATGTGTACGTTTTCTGAAAGAAGACCCGTGGGAGCGTTTGGCTAAATTGCGTAAAGCGTTACCTAACAGCCGCATTAAAATGCTGCTGCGTGGTCAGAACTTGTTGGGTTACCGCCACTACTCTGATGACGTAGTGCGTGCTTTCGTACAGAAATCAGCAGATAACGGTGTAGATGTTTTCCGTATTTTTGACGCAATGAATGACTTGCGTAACATTCAAACCTCAGTAGACGCTGTTAAAAAATTGGGCAAACACGCTGAAGGTGCCATTGCATACACCACTAGCCCAGTACATGATGTTAATTATTTTGTGCAATTAGCCAAAGAGTTAGAAGCCATGGGTTGCGACACCATTGCCATTAAAGATATGGCTGGCTTGCTCACGCCACAAGGCACCGGTGAGTTGGTTGCTGCATTGCGCAGTGCTGTTAATTTGCCAATTCAATTACATAGCCATGCGACTTCAGGCCTTTCTGCCATGAGTTTGCTAAAAGGTATTGAAGCCGGCGCAAGTATTATTGACACTTGTAACTCATCGTTTGGTGAAGGTGCTAGCCATTCATCTACTGAAAGTTTAGTGGCGGCATTGCAAGGCACTGAATACGACACTGGTTTAGATTTGGGTGCATTGCAAGAAATTACTGCTTACTTCAGAGATGTGCGTAAGAAATACTGGCAGTTTGAAAGTGAATTTACTGGTGTAGATACTCGCGTGCTGGTCAACCAGATTCCTGGTGGCATGATTTCAAATCTGTCTAACCAGCTTAAAGAACAAGGCGCGCTTAACCGCATGGATGAAGTGCTGCAAGAGATTCCACGCGTACGTGAAGACTTAGGCTACCCTCCTTTGGTAACGCCAACCTCACAAATTGTGGGTACACAAGCAGTGCTCAACGTGATGACAGGCGCACGTTATAAATCTATTACCAATGAAGTTAAAAATTACTTCTTGGGTCAATACGGTAAAGCCCCTGCTGCGGTTAACGAAACCATCAAGCAACAAGCAGTTGGTGATGCTGTAGTAGTGAGCTGTAGACCAGCTGATTTACTCAAGCCAGAAATGGCAAGATTAAGCAGTGAAGCTGAGCGATTTGCGAAGTCTGAAGAAGATGTACTGACTTATGCAATGTTCCCGGATATTGGTCAAACTTATTTACAAGAGCGTAATGCCGGTTCATTAGTGCCTGAAGTGTTGTTAGATAAGAACTCAATTAAATCCAGTGGCCCGCGATTTGCGCCAAATGAATTTAAAGTGACCTTGCATGGCGAAACATTCCACATCAACGTGACTGGTAGTGGCCACGCAGGTGAAGAGCAGCGTCCTTATTTTGTATCGATTGACGGTATTGCTGAAGAAGTGATTGTGGAAACACTCAGTGAAATTGAGATTTCTAACGGTGGCGCTACAAGTAGCGGTGGCAAAAGAAAAGTAGCCAGCAATACAAGCAGCGGTCGTCCACGCCCTTCTCACCCTGGCCATGTGACAACCTCTATGCCTGGCACTATTGTTGCTATTAAGGTTAACGTTGGCGATAAAGTAAAAGCTGGTGATGGCGTGTTGGTGATCGAGGCCATGAAGATGGAGAATGAAATCCAAGCTTCTGTCACAGGCACCGTAGTAGCAATACACGCGGCTAAAGGTGATACAGTTACCCCTGACGAATCTCTACTGGAAATTCAACCTGAATAA
- a CDS encoding Maf family nucleotide pyrophosphatase — MHNNLILASSSVYRRELLTRLQIPFSCISPDVDETPFEHELPQETALRLAKEKAIKIGTTHTDALVIGCDQVATLDNMQLGKPLNHDNATKQLRMMRGREVIFHSALCLYNAKTQHMQATVVPYVVKFRNLTDAQIESYLLKEQPYHCAGSAKSEGLGIAIIEKMTGEDPNALIGLPLIALINMLNHEQVYVI, encoded by the coding sequence ATGCATAACAATCTAATCCTTGCTTCATCCTCCGTTTACCGACGTGAGTTATTAACCCGCTTACAGATTCCTTTTAGCTGCATTTCTCCTGATGTTGATGAAACACCATTTGAGCATGAGTTGCCGCAAGAAACCGCTTTAAGGCTAGCTAAAGAAAAGGCCATCAAAATTGGCACTACACATACAGATGCGCTGGTGATTGGCTGCGATCAAGTAGCTACGCTAGATAATATGCAACTGGGTAAACCGTTAAATCATGACAACGCGACTAAACAGCTGCGCATGATGCGTGGCCGTGAGGTGATTTTTCATAGTGCCTTATGTTTATACAACGCTAAAACACAGCATATGCAAGCAACCGTTGTTCCTTATGTTGTGAAGTTTAGAAACTTAACCGATGCACAGATTGAAAGTTACTTATTAAAAGAACAGCCTTATCATTGTGCCGGCAGTGCTAAATCCGAAGGCTTAGGCATTGCCATTATCGAGAAGATGACAGGTGAAGACCCTAACGCACTGATTGGCTTACCGCTGATTGCTTTGATTAATATGCTGAACCATGAGCAAGTGTACGTCATATAA
- a CDS encoding DUF4139 domain-containing protein: MPNQYKLITLCVLSVLSGNVMSADADEVASSLNDQQSVAVTIYNGNLALVKDQRKVKLNSGLNNLALRDVSAQIRPETALLRSISHKGSFDTLEQNFDFDLLTPQKLLEKYVGKMVRVLNVNPATGVETSEQATVLSANGGVVMKIGNRIETGMPGRIVYDNVPINLRDRPTLITKLQNKTAGDQSVELSYLTGGLDWKADYVAELSPKEDSLDLSGWVTLTNTSGTSYQNAKLQLVAGDVNRVQDNYPRAMSMRKGAVMAAEAAAPMAEESLLEYHLYSLDRQTTIAENQTKQVALLSASQVPARKELVLRGADYYYNASYGDLGQKLKVSVFIDFDNKEAAKLGMPLPKGVMRVYKKDSQGNAQFVGEDHIDHTPKNETVRLKLGETFDVTADKKQADFKTLPRPAKGNSMFESAYEIVIKNAKKEHVSVTVQEPIPADWKIIKESHPSQKATSNTAVWKIDVPAEGKATLSYRVQVKY, translated from the coding sequence ATGCCAAATCAATATAAACTGATCACACTGTGCGTGCTGTCTGTGTTATCTGGCAATGTCATGTCTGCTGACGCAGATGAAGTTGCCAGTAGTTTAAACGATCAGCAATCTGTTGCAGTCACAATCTATAACGGCAATCTGGCGCTAGTAAAAGATCAGCGTAAAGTGAAGTTAAATAGTGGGTTAAACAACTTGGCATTACGTGACGTAAGCGCACAAATCCGGCCAGAAACAGCTTTGTTGCGCAGTATTAGCCACAAGGGTAGTTTTGATACCTTAGAGCAGAATTTTGATTTTGACTTACTCACGCCACAAAAGCTGCTTGAGAAATATGTAGGAAAAATGGTGCGCGTGCTTAACGTAAATCCTGCCACCGGCGTGGAAACTAGCGAGCAAGCTACCGTGTTGTCCGCCAATGGCGGCGTGGTAATGAAAATCGGTAACCGTATCGAGACTGGTATGCCTGGGCGTATTGTGTACGACAACGTCCCTATCAATTTACGTGATCGCCCTACTTTAATTACTAAGCTACAGAATAAAACAGCAGGCGACCAATCTGTTGAGTTGAGTTACCTCACTGGTGGTTTGGATTGGAAAGCAGATTACGTGGCTGAACTAAGCCCCAAAGAGGATAGCCTAGATTTATCAGGCTGGGTGACCCTCACCAATACCAGCGGCACCAGTTACCAGAATGCTAAATTGCAGCTGGTGGCTGGAGATGTGAATCGTGTGCAAGATAATTATCCGCGCGCCATGAGTATGAGAAAAGGCGCTGTAATGGCAGCTGAAGCCGCTGCACCTATGGCGGAAGAATCACTGCTTGAATACCATTTATATAGCCTAGATCGCCAAACCACTATTGCAGAGAACCAAACTAAACAAGTGGCATTACTCTCAGCATCACAGGTGCCGGCACGCAAAGAGTTGGTGTTACGTGGCGCGGACTATTATTACAACGCTAGTTATGGCGACTTGGGTCAGAAGTTAAAAGTTAGCGTATTTATAGATTTTGATAACAAAGAAGCGGCAAAGCTAGGTATGCCATTACCCAAAGGCGTGATGCGTGTCTATAAAAAAGATAGTCAAGGCAATGCGCAATTTGTAGGTGAGGACCATATCGACCATACACCAAAAAATGAAACAGTACGCCTGAAACTGGGTGAGACATTTGATGTGACCGCAGATAAAAAACAGGCAGACTTTAAAACGCTGCCACGCCCTGCCAAAGGCAACAGTATGTTTGAAAGTGCGTATGAGATTGTAATCAAGAATGCAAAAAAAGAGCATGTTTCTGTCACCGTACAAGAGCCGATTCCTGCTGATTGGAAAATAATCAAAGAAAGTCACCCTAGCCAAAAAGCTACCAGCAATACGGCTGTGTGGAAAATTGACGTGCCGGCGGAAGGTAAGGCTACACTAAGTTATCGAGTACAAGTGAAGTATTAA
- a CDS encoding SAM-dependent methyltransferase, with product MINQKAGTLYFIPVTMGEDNITKVLPSEVIGIAQQLDEFIVENEKTARHFLSAIKHSKPIRELVLKPLNEHTSDKELPALLSSLIAGKDVGLMSEAGCPGIADPGAKLAALAHQKGIRIAPLVGPSSILLSLMASGLNGQRFTFLGYLPSDKAARVNQLKEIEKRSKQQETQIFIETPYRNQHMLEDILNTCHGETRLCIACNISCGDEFIVTKRVKEWKAQALPDLHKKPTVFLLLA from the coding sequence ATGATTAATCAAAAAGCAGGCACACTGTATTTTATTCCGGTCACCATGGGTGAAGACAATATCACCAAGGTATTGCCATCAGAGGTGATCGGAATCGCACAACAATTGGATGAGTTTATCGTAGAAAACGAGAAAACTGCGCGTCATTTCTTAAGTGCAATTAAACATAGCAAACCAATACGTGAGCTCGTACTTAAACCATTGAACGAGCACACCAGCGATAAAGAACTGCCCGCATTACTGAGTTCACTGATAGCAGGTAAAGATGTAGGCTTAATGAGTGAAGCTGGATGCCCTGGTATTGCGGACCCTGGAGCCAAGCTTGCTGCACTAGCCCATCAAAAAGGGATTCGCATAGCTCCATTGGTCGGCCCCTCTTCTATCTTACTCAGCCTAATGGCAAGTGGCTTGAATGGACAGCGCTTTACCTTTTTAGGCTATTTACCTAGCGACAAGGCCGCACGCGTTAATCAGCTCAAAGAAATTGAAAAACGCTCCAAGCAGCAGGAAACCCAAATCTTTATTGAAACACCTTATCGTAACCAGCATATGTTGGAAGATATACTGAATACATGTCATGGCGAAACTAGGCTGTGTATTGCCTGCAATATTAGCTGTGGCGATGAGTTTATTGTGACTAAGCGTGTGAAAGAGTGGAAAGCACAGGCACTGCCGGATTTACACAAAAAGCCAACCGTATTTTTATTGTTGGCTTAA
- the rnhB gene encoding ribonuclease HII, with the protein MQLICGVDEAGRGPLAGAVYAAAVILDPAKPIHGLADSKKLSEKKRDALALEIKTHALAWGVAHSTVEEIDAINILQASLLAMQRAIESIQNSQAVQASLTNMQLLVQVDGNKCPKISLPCEAIVKGDSKVQAISAASILAKTARDAALYELDQQYPMYGFAQHKGYPTAAHMALLRQHGVSPVHRRSYAPVRALIPNY; encoded by the coding sequence ATGCAGTTAATTTGCGGCGTAGATGAAGCAGGGCGAGGGCCTCTAGCTGGCGCGGTATACGCGGCAGCTGTGATACTCGATCCGGCAAAACCGATTCATGGTTTAGCCGACTCAAAAAAACTCAGTGAAAAAAAGCGTGACGCTTTGGCGCTTGAGATTAAAACACATGCCCTAGCTTGGGGAGTTGCTCACAGCACCGTAGAGGAAATTGATGCGATCAATATATTGCAAGCTAGTTTGCTTGCAATGCAGCGTGCCATTGAGTCGATACAGAATAGCCAAGCCGTACAAGCTAGCTTAACGAATATGCAGTTACTAGTACAAGTAGATGGCAATAAATGTCCTAAGATTAGCTTACCATGTGAGGCTATCGTAAAAGGGGATAGCAAAGTGCAGGCTATTTCTGCAGCATCTATTTTGGCAAAAACTGCGCGCGATGCCGCACTGTATGAGCTAGACCAACAATATCCCATGTACGGATTTGCACAGCATAAAGGCTATCCCACAGCCGCTCATATGGCATTGTTGCGCCAGCATGGTGTTTCACCTGTGCACCGGCGCAGCTATGCACCGGTACGGGCGCTTATTCCAAACTATTAA
- the lpxB gene encoding lipid-A-disaccharide synthase, whose translation MIRIGIVAGEASGDLLGSHLIQALKQKRSDIEFVGIAGPKMISEGAKSLYPIERLSVRGYLEVIKHLWGLLKLRRELLNHFLSDPPDLFIGIDAPDFNFWLERKLKNKGVKTIHYVSPSIWAWRKNRINKIKKAVNQVLALFPFEPALYKEKGVPVAYVGHPLADMLPIEPDVAGAREILKLDADALIVAMLPGSRQSEVQQHADLFVQTAKQIFAQQPNAIFLVPLITRETRRIFELAIFNEHEALPIQLLFGHAHDAMEAANVVIVASGTATLEAALLKKPMVITYRMSNMSWQLLKRMRLQPYVGLPNILAEKFVVPELLQDDATAEKIAQTALDLVNDKEKLAAIKSEFTDIHYQLKQNTAEKAAIAVLSHLK comes from the coding sequence ATGATTAGAATTGGCATCGTGGCTGGAGAAGCCTCAGGTGATCTACTTGGTAGTCATCTGATACAAGCACTTAAACAAAAACGTTCTGATATTGAGTTTGTCGGTATCGCTGGACCTAAAATGATCAGCGAGGGCGCTAAATCACTTTACCCAATTGAGCGGCTTTCTGTAAGAGGTTATCTCGAGGTGATTAAGCATTTGTGGGGCTTACTCAAGCTACGCCGCGAATTACTCAATCATTTTTTAAGTGACCCTCCAGATTTGTTTATTGGCATTGATGCGCCTGATTTTAATTTCTGGCTAGAGAGAAAGCTTAAAAACAAAGGTGTTAAAACGATACATTATGTGAGTCCATCTATTTGGGCTTGGCGTAAGAATCGCATTAACAAGATCAAGAAAGCAGTCAATCAAGTGTTGGCACTATTTCCTTTCGAGCCAGCTTTATACAAAGAGAAGGGCGTCCCTGTCGCCTACGTAGGCCACCCATTGGCTGACATGTTACCAATAGAGCCGGATGTTGCTGGTGCACGTGAGATTCTGAAATTAGATGCAGATGCGTTAATTGTAGCAATGCTGCCTGGTAGCCGTCAAAGCGAAGTGCAGCAGCATGCAGATTTATTTGTGCAAACAGCTAAGCAGATTTTCGCACAGCAGCCTAATGCCATTTTCTTAGTGCCGTTGATTACGCGCGAAACACGCCGTATTTTTGAACTGGCTATTTTTAACGAGCATGAGGCGCTGCCGATTCAGCTACTATTTGGTCATGCACATGATGCGATGGAAGCAGCGAACGTAGTGATTGTTGCATCAGGTACAGCGACGCTTGAGGCTGCATTGCTCAAAAAGCCAATGGTAATTACCTATCGCATGTCTAATATGAGCTGGCAATTGCTTAAACGCATGCGCTTGCAGCCGTATGTAGGCTTACCTAACATACTGGCAGAAAAATTTGTAGTGCCAGAATTACTACAAGACGATGCCACTGCTGAAAAAATTGCGCAGACAGCGCTGGATCTTGTGAATGACAAAGAGAAACTTGCCGCGATTAAAAGTGAGTTTACTGACATTCATTATCAATTAAAGCAAAACACTGCTGAAAAAGCGGCAATTGCTGTGCTTTCGCATCTAAAGTGA
- the lpxA gene encoding acyl-ACP--UDP-N-acetylglucosamine O-acyltransferase: MHTAKIHPTAIIDASAELDSSVEVGAYTVIGPQVKIDAGTRVASHVAINGPTTIGKNNQIFQYSSLGEAPQDKKYKGEPTLLEIGDNNTIREFCTFNRGTVQDKGTTKIGNDNWIMAYVHIAHDCQVGNHTILANNSSLAGHVDMHDYAILGGFTLVHQFCKIGSHVITAVGSVVFKDIPPYVTAAGYDAKPHGINAEGLKRRGFSPESILQIKRAYKALYRKGLTLEEAKVELEAMLSKTPEIGLLTDFLNVSTRGIVR; the protein is encoded by the coding sequence ATGCATACTGCAAAAATTCATCCAACCGCCATCATAGATGCCTCAGCCGAGTTGGACTCCAGCGTTGAAGTAGGCGCGTATACTGTTATTGGGCCGCAAGTAAAAATTGATGCAGGCACGCGCGTAGCTAGCCATGTTGCGATTAATGGTCCAACAACTATTGGCAAAAATAACCAAATTTTTCAGTATTCATCGCTAGGTGAAGCGCCTCAGGATAAGAAATACAAAGGCGAGCCAACACTACTTGAGATTGGCGATAACAATACCATTCGTGAGTTCTGTACTTTTAATCGTGGCACGGTGCAGGACAAAGGCACTACAAAAATTGGCAACGATAACTGGATCATGGCATACGTACATATTGCGCATGATTGCCAGGTAGGTAATCACACTATTTTGGCCAACAACTCATCGCTGGCAGGTCACGTGGACATGCACGACTACGCGATTTTAGGCGGGTTTACACTGGTACATCAGTTCTGCAAAATTGGCTCGCATGTGATTACCGCTGTCGGTTCTGTGGTGTTTAAAGATATTCCACCTTATGTGACAGCCGCTGGTTACGATGCAAAACCGCATGGTATCAACGCTGAAGGTCTCAAACGCCGTGGCTTCTCACCTGAAAGCATTTTGCAAATCAAACGTGCTTATAAAGCGTTGTATCGCAAAGGCTTAACTTTAGAAGAAGCTAAAGTTGAACTAGAAGCCATGCTATCAAAAACACCAGAAATTGGACTGTTAACTGATTTTCTGAATGTATCTACTCGCGGCATTGTCCGTTAA